One genomic window of Neisseria sp. oral taxon 014 str. F0314 includes the following:
- the nusG gene encoding transcription termination/antitermination protein NusG yields MSKRWYVVQAYSGFEKNVQKTLKERIAREGMEGYFGQILVPVEEVVDIKNGRKTISERKFYPGYVLVEMEMTDDSWHLVKSTPRVSGFIGGTANKPTPISQREADAILQQVRSGVEKPKPKVEFEVGQQVRVNEGPFADFNGIVDEVNYERNKLRVSVQIFGRETPVELEFGQVEKI; encoded by the coding sequence ATGTCAAAACGTTGGTATGTTGTGCAGGCTTATTCTGGCTTTGAGAAAAATGTCCAGAAGACCCTAAAAGAGCGTATCGCTCGCGAAGGAATGGAAGGTTATTTCGGTCAGATTCTTGTTCCGGTTGAAGAAGTGGTCGATATTAAAAATGGTCGCAAAACCATTAGCGAGCGTAAGTTCTATCCGGGCTATGTTTTGGTCGAAATGGAAATGACCGATGACTCATGGCATTTGGTGAAAAGTACCCCTCGAGTTTCAGGCTTTATTGGTGGTACGGCAAATAAGCCTACTCCGATTTCTCAAAGAGAGGCTGATGCAATCTTGCAACAGGTTCGTTCTGGGGTTGAGAAGCCTAAACCTAAAGTTGAATTTGAAGTGGGGCAGCAAGTTCGTGTAAACGAAGGACCTTTTGCTGACTTCAACGGTATTGTAGACGAAGTGAATTATGAGCGTAATAAATTGAGGGTTTCAGTTCAGATTTTTGGTCGTGAAACCCCGGTTGAGCTGGAGTTTGGCCAAGTAGAAAAGATTTAA
- the rplJ gene encoding 50S ribosomal protein L10, whose protein sequence is MSLNIETKKVAVEEISAAIANAQTLVVAEYRGISVSSMTELRANARKEGVYLRVLKNTLARRAVEGTSFAALADQMVGPLVYAASEDAVAAAKVLHQFAKKDDKIVVKAGSYNGEVMNAAQVAELASIPSREELLSKLLFVMQAPVSGFARGLAALAEKKAGEEAA, encoded by the coding sequence TTGAGTCTCAATATTGAAACCAAGAAAGTAGCCGTAGAGGAAATCAGCGCAGCAATTGCTAACGCTCAGACTCTCGTGGTTGCTGAATATCGCGGTATCAGTGTTTCCAGTATGACTGAGCTTCGCGCTAATGCGCGTAAAGAAGGCGTTTACTTACGCGTTCTGAAAAACACATTGGCTCGTCGTGCAGTAGAGGGTACTTCATTCGCAGCTTTGGCTGATCAAATGGTTGGTCCATTGGTTTATGCTGCTTCTGAAGATGCTGTTGCTGCTGCTAAAGTGCTGCACCAATTCGCGAAAAAAGATGACAAGATTGTAGTTAAAGCCGGTTCTTACAATGGTGAAGTGATGAATGCTGCTCAGGTTGCTGAGTTGGCTTCCATTCCGAGTCGCGAAGAGCTGTTGTCCAAACTGTTGTTCGTTATGCAAGCTCCTGTATCAGGCTTTGCGCGCGGTTTGGCTGCTTTGGCAGAGAAAAAAGCAGGCGAAGAAGCCGCTTAA
- the rpoB gene encoding DNA-directed RNA polymerase subunit beta has protein sequence MNYSFTEKKRIRKSFAKRENVLDVPFLLATQIDSYAKFLQLENAFDQRTDDGLQAAFNSIFPIVSHNGYARLEFVHYTLGEPLFDIPECQLRGITYAAPLRARIRLVILDKEASKPTVKEVRENEVYMGEIPLMTPSGSFVINGTERVIVSQLHRSPGVFFEHDRGKTHSSGKLLFSARIIPYRGSWLDFEFDPKDLLYFRIDRRRKMPVTILLKALGYNNEQILDIFYDKETFYLSENGVQTDLVVGRLKGETAKVDILDKEGNVLVAKGKRITAKNIRDISNAGLTRLDVEPESLIGKALAADLIDPETGEVLAVANDEITEELLAKFDIHGVKQLTTLYINELDQGGYISNTLRTDETADQQAARVAIYRMMRPGEPPTEEAVEQLFNRLFFSEDSYDLSRVGRMKFNTRTYEQKLSEVQQQSWYGRLLNETFAGAAEKGGYVLSVEDIVASIATLVELRNGHGEVDDIDHLGNRRVRSVGELTENQFRSGLARVERAVKERLNQAESENLMPHDLINAKPVSAAIKEFFGSSQLSQFMDQTNPLSEVTHKRRVSALGPGGLTRERAGFEVRDVHPTHYGRVCPIETPEGPNIGLINSLSVYARTNDYGFLETPYRRVIDGKVTEEIDYLSAIEEGRYVIAQANADLDKDGNLIGDLVTCREKGETIMATPDRVQYMDVATGQVVSVAASLIPFLEHDDANRALMGANMQRQAVPCLRPEKPMVGTGIERSVAVDSATAIVARRGGVVEYVDANRVVIRVHDDEATAGEVGVDIYNLVKFTRSNQSTNINQRPAVKAGDVLQRGDLIADGASTDLGELALGQNMTIAFMPWNGYNYEDSILISEKVAADDRYTSIHIEELNVVARDTKLGAEDITRDIPNLSERMQNRLDESGIVYIGAEVEAGDVLVGKVTPKGETQLTPEEKLLRAIFGEKASDVKDTSLRMPTGMSGTVIDVQVFTREGIQRDKRAQSIIDSELKRYRQDLGDQLRIFDNDAFDRIERMIVGQKANGGPMKLAKGSEISTEYLAGLPSKHDWFDIRLSDEDLAKQLELIKLSLQQKREEADELYEIKKKKLTQGDELQPGVQKMVKVFIAIKRRLQAGDKMAGRHGNKGVVSRILPVEDMPYMADGRPVDIVLNPLGVPSRMNIGQILEVHLGWAAKGIGERIDRMLKEQRKASELREFLNKLYNGSGKKEDLDALTDEEIIELAFNLRKGASFASPVFDGAKESEIREMLNLAYPSDDPEVEKLGFNDSKTQITLYDGRSGEPFDRKVTVGVMHYLKLHHLVDEKMHARSTGPYSLVTQQPLGGKAQFGGQRFGEMEVWALEAYGAAYTLQEMLTVKSDDVTGRTKMYENIVKGEHKIDAGMPESFNVLVKEIRSLGLDIDLERY, from the coding sequence ATGAACTATTCGTTTACCGAGAAAAAACGTATCCGTAAGAGTTTTGCAAAACGAGAGAACGTATTGGACGTTCCCTTTTTGTTGGCAACACAAATTGATTCTTATGCGAAATTTCTGCAATTAGAAAATGCTTTTGATCAGCGCACTGACGATGGTCTGCAGGCTGCATTTAATTCTATTTTCCCTATCGTAAGCCACAACGGTTATGCGCGTCTGGAGTTTGTGCATTACACGTTGGGTGAGCCTTTGTTCGATATTCCTGAATGTCAATTGCGAGGAATCACTTATGCCGCCCCCCTGCGCGCGCGTATCCGATTGGTTATTTTAGACAAGGAAGCGTCTAAACCGACAGTCAAAGAAGTTCGTGAAAATGAAGTATACATGGGCGAAATCCCATTGATGACTCCAAGCGGTTCGTTTGTCATTAATGGTACCGAGCGTGTGATTGTTTCTCAGTTGCATCGTTCTCCCGGTGTGTTCTTTGAGCATGACCGTGGTAAAACCCATTCCTCCGGTAAATTATTGTTCTCTGCCCGAATTATTCCTTACCGTGGTTCGTGGTTGGATTTCGAATTTGACCCGAAAGATTTGCTGTATTTCCGCATCGACCGTCGCCGTAAAATGCCGGTTACGATTTTGTTGAAGGCTTTGGGCTACAACAATGAGCAGATCTTGGATATTTTCTACGATAAAGAAACGTTCTATCTGTCTGAAAATGGTGTTCAAACCGATTTGGTTGTAGGTCGTCTGAAAGGTGAAACTGCCAAAGTTGATATCTTGGATAAAGAAGGCAACGTATTGGTTGCTAAAGGTAAACGCATTACCGCAAAAAATATCCGTGATATTAGCAATGCGGGATTAACCCGTTTGGATGTGGAGCCGGAAAGCTTGATTGGCAAAGCTTTGGCCGCGGATTTGATTGATCCTGAAACGGGTGAAGTATTGGCTGTGGCCAACGATGAAATCACTGAAGAGTTGTTGGCAAAATTTGATATCCATGGTGTAAAACAGCTTACTACGCTTTACATTAATGAATTGGATCAGGGTGGCTATATTTCCAATACTCTGCGCACTGATGAGACTGCTGATCAGCAAGCAGCGCGTGTTGCGATTTACCGCATGATGCGCCCGGGCGAGCCGCCTACCGAGGAAGCTGTCGAGCAATTGTTTAACCGCTTGTTCTTCAGTGAGGACAGCTACGATTTGTCTCGCGTAGGCCGTATGAAATTCAATACGCGTACTTATGAGCAAAAATTGTCTGAAGTACAACAGCAGTCTTGGTATGGCCGTTTGTTGAACGAAACTTTCGCAGGTGCTGCCGAAAAAGGCGGTTATGTTCTGAGCGTCGAAGATATTGTTGCCTCAATTGCTACTTTGGTTGAATTGCGTAACGGTCATGGCGAAGTGGACGATATTGACCACTTGGGCAACCGTCGTGTGCGTTCGGTAGGTGAGTTGACTGAAAATCAATTCCGCAGTGGTTTGGCTCGTGTGGAACGTGCCGTAAAAGAACGCTTGAATCAGGCAGAATCAGAAAACTTAATGCCGCATGATTTGATTAATGCAAAACCTGTTTCTGCTGCCATCAAAGAATTCTTCGGCTCAAGCCAATTGAGTCAGTTTATGGATCAGACCAACCCCTTATCTGAAGTAACCCATAAGCGCCGTGTCTCTGCGTTAGGCCCGGGTGGTTTGACCCGTGAACGTGCCGGTTTTGAGGTGCGAGACGTGCATCCGACACACTATGGCCGCGTATGTCCGATTGAAACGCCTGAAGGTCCGAACATCGGTTTGATTAATTCATTGTCCGTTTATGCGCGTACCAATGATTATGGTTTCTTGGAAACTCCTTACCGCCGTGTTATCGACGGCAAAGTAACCGAGGAAATCGATTACTTGTCTGCTATCGAAGAAGGTCGTTATGTGATTGCACAGGCGAATGCTGATTTGGACAAAGACGGTAATTTGATTGGTGATCTGGTAACTTGTCGTGAAAAAGGCGAAACCATTATGGCAACGCCTGACCGTGTGCAATATATGGACGTGGCAACCGGTCAAGTGGTATCCGTAGCGGCATCCCTGATTCCGTTCTTGGAACACGATGATGCGAACCGTGCATTGATGGGTGCCAACATGCAACGTCAGGCCGTACCGTGCCTGCGTCCTGAAAAACCGATGGTTGGTACTGGTATTGAGCGTTCTGTTGCCGTTGACTCTGCTACTGCAATCGTTGCCCGCCGCGGTGGTGTGGTTGAGTATGTTGACGCCAACCGTGTTGTGATTCGTGTTCATGACGATGAAGCGACTGCTGGTGAAGTGGGTGTTGATATTTACAACTTGGTTAAATTCACCCGTTCCAACCAATCTACCAATATCAACCAACGTCCTGCGGTCAAAGCCGGCGACGTTTTGCAACGCGGCGATTTGATTGCTGACGGTGCATCTACTGATTTGGGCGAATTGGCCTTGGGTCAAAACATGACCATCGCCTTCATGCCGTGGAACGGTTATAACTATGAAGACTCGATTCTGATTTCCGAAAAAGTGGCTGCAGACGACCGCTATACTTCGATTCACATTGAGGAATTGAATGTCGTTGCCCGCGATACCAAGCTGGGTGCGGAAGATATCACCCGCGATATTCCGAACTTGTCCGAGCGTATGCAAAACCGTTTGGACGAATCCGGTATCGTTTATATCGGTGCGGAAGTGGAAGCCGGCGATGTATTGGTTGGTAAAGTAACGCCTAAAGGCGAAACCCAACTGACTCCGGAAGAAAAACTGTTGCGCGCCATCTTCGGCGAAAAAGCATCCGACGTAAAAGACACTTCGCTGCGTATGCCTACCGGCATGAGCGGTACGGTTATCGACGTTCAAGTCTTTACCCGCGAAGGGATCCAACGCGACAAACGTGCCCAATCCATTATCGATTCCGAGCTGAAACGTTACCGTCAAGACTTGGGCGACCAGTTGCGTATTTTCGATAACGACGCATTCGACCGTATTGAGCGTATGATCGTCGGCCAAAAAGCCAATGGTGGTCCGATGAAGCTGGCCAAAGGCAGCGAAATCTCGACAGAGTATCTGGCGGGTCTGCCTAGCAAACACGATTGGTTCGATATCCGTTTGTCTGATGAAGACCTGGCCAAACAATTAGAACTGATTAAATTGAGTCTGCAACAAAAACGCGAAGAAGCGGACGAGTTGTACGAAATCAAGAAGAAAAAACTGACTCAAGGCGACGAATTGCAGCCTGGCGTACAAAAAATGGTGAAAGTCTTTATCGCCATCAAACGCCGTCTGCAAGCCGGTGACAAAATGGCGGGCCGCCACGGTAACAAAGGTGTGGTATCGCGTATTCTGCCTGTGGAAGACATGCCGTACATGGCGGACGGTCGTCCTGTGGACATCGTACTGAACCCGTTGGGCGTACCTTCCCGTATGAATATCGGTCAGATTTTGGAAGTTCACTTGGGTTGGGCAGCAAAAGGTATCGGCGAGCGTATCGACCGTATGCTGAAAGAACAACGCAAAGCCAGCGAGTTGCGCGAGTTCTTGAACAAACTCTACAACGGCAGCGGTAAGAAAGAAGATTTGGATGCCTTGACTGATGAAGAAATCATCGAACTGGCTTTCAACCTGCGTAAAGGCGCATCTTTCGCATCACCGGTGTTTGATGGTGCGAAAGAATCCGAAATCCGCGAAATGCTGAACTTGGCTTATCCGAGCGATGATCCTGAAGTCGAAAAATTGGGCTTTAACGACAGCAAAACCCAAATCACGCTGTATGACGGACGCTCTGGCGAACCGTTTGACCGCAAGGTAACAGTAGGTGTGATGCACTATCTGAAGCTGCACCACTTGGTTGACGAAAAAATGCACGCGCGTTCTACCGGTCCGTACAGTCTGGTTACTCAACAGCCTCTGGGCGGTAAAGCTCAGTTCGGTGGCCAACGTTTCGGTGAGATGGAGGTTTGGGCGCTGGAAGCATACGGCGCAGCCTACACGCTGCAAGAGATGTTGACCGTGAAGTCCGACGACGTAACAGGCCGTACCAAAATGTACGAGAACATAGTCAAAGGCGAGCACAAAATCGATGCCGGTATGCCTGAGTCCTTCAACGTATTGGTTAAAGAGATTCGCTCACTGGGCTTGGATATCGATTTGGAACGTTACTAA
- the rsmD gene encoding 16S rRNA (guanine(966)-N(2))-methyltransferase RsmD → MVNTKHNKHVNQVRIIGGQCRGRKLTFVSAEGLRPTPDSVREKLFNWLGQDLTGLTVLDLFSGSGALGFEAASRNAAKVVMVDNNRQTVLNLQQINRQLKLDAEIVFSDGLTYLKDCGEQFDVVFLDPPFVWQDWEKLLIVLKEHLKNDAMVYIEAWGLPPIPVWIQEWRSGKAGMSRFKLLKYMQVTE, encoded by the coding sequence AAACACAATAAGCACGTCAATCAGGTACGGATTATCGGCGGACAATGCAGGGGGCGCAAACTGACCTTTGTTTCAGCAGAGGGATTGCGCCCGACGCCCGATAGCGTGCGCGAAAAACTGTTTAATTGGCTGGGGCAGGATTTGACCGGTTTGACCGTGCTTGATTTGTTTAGCGGCAGCGGGGCGCTGGGTTTTGAGGCTGCCTCTAGGAACGCGGCGAAAGTGGTTATGGTGGACAACAACCGCCAAACTGTGTTGAATCTGCAACAAATAAACAGGCAGTTAAAATTAGATGCCGAGATTGTTTTTTCAGACGGCCTCACTTATTTGAAAGATTGTGGGGAGCAGTTCGACGTGGTTTTTCTTGATCCGCCCTTTGTCTGGCAAGACTGGGAAAAATTACTCATAGTCCTAAAGGAGCACTTGAAAAACGACGCAATGGTCTATATTGAAGCATGGGGACTGCCACCAATTCCCGTATGGATTCAAGAATGGCGGAGCGGTAAGGCGGGGATGAGCAGATTTAAATTATTAAAATATATGCAAGTCACTGAATAG
- a CDS encoding YfhL family 4Fe-4S dicluster ferredoxin, producing MSLFITDECINCDVCEPECPNDAISQGEEIYEINPNLCTQCVGHYDEPQCQQVCPVDCILIDEEHPETHEELMAKYEKIISFK from the coding sequence ATGTCGCTCTTTATTACGGATGAGTGCATTAACTGCGACGTATGTGAACCAGAATGTCCCAATGATGCAATTTCGCAGGGCGAAGAAATTTATGAAATCAACCCTAACCTTTGTACCCAGTGCGTAGGGCATTACGATGAACCGCAATGCCAACAGGTATGTCCGGTAGATTGCATTTTAATTGACGAAGAACATCCTGAAACACATGAAGAGCTGATGGCAAAATATGAAAAGATTATTTCTTTTAAATAA
- the rplK gene encoding 50S ribosomal protein L11: protein MAKKIIGYIKLQIPAGKANPSPPVGPALGQRGLNIMEFCKAFNAATQGMEPGLPIPVVITAFADKSFTFVMKTPPASILLKKAAGLQKGSSNPLTNKVGKLTRAQLEEIAKTKEPDLTAADLDAAVRTIAGSARSMGLDVEGVV from the coding sequence GTGGCAAAGAAAATTATCGGCTATATCAAACTGCAAATTCCTGCAGGTAAAGCCAATCCATCTCCCCCAGTTGGTCCTGCTTTGGGTCAACGTGGTCTGAATATTATGGAATTCTGTAAAGCATTTAATGCTGCAACTCAAGGCATGGAGCCTGGTTTGCCGATTCCAGTTGTGATTACTGCATTTGCGGATAAGTCATTCACTTTTGTGATGAAAACTCCTCCGGCCTCTATTCTGTTGAAAAAAGCCGCCGGTTTGCAAAAAGGTAGTTCTAATCCTCTGACAAACAAAGTGGGTAAATTGACCCGTGCTCAGTTGGAAGAAATTGCTAAAACTAAAGAACCTGATTTGACTGCTGCTGATTTGGATGCCGCTGTTCGCACTATTGCTGGTTCTGCTCGCTCAATGGGTTTAGATGTGGAGGGTGTTGTATAA
- the tuf gene encoding elongation factor Tu, which produces MAKEKFERSKPHVNVGTIGHVDHGKTTLTAALTTILAKKFGGAAKAYDQIDNAPEEKARGITINTSHVEYETETRHYAHVDCPGHADYVKNMITGAAQMDGAILVCSAADGPMPQTREHILLARQVGVPYIIVFMNKCDMVDDAELLELVEMEIRDLLSSYDFPGDDCPIVQGSALKALEGDAAYEEKIFELAAALDSYIPTPERAVDKPFLLPIEDVFSISGRGTVVTGRVERGVIHVGDEIEIVGLKETQKTTCTGVEMFRKLLDEGQAGDNVGVLLRGTKREEVERGQVLAKPGTITPHTKFKAEVYVLSKEEGGRHTPFFANYRPQFYFRTTDVTGAVTLEEGVEMVMPGENVAITVELIAPIAMEEGLRFAIREGGRTVGAGVVSSIIA; this is translated from the coding sequence ATGGCTAAGGAAAAATTCGAACGAAGCAAACCGCACGTAAACGTTGGCACCATCGGTCACGTTGACCATGGTAAAACCACCCTAACTGCTGCTTTGACTACTATTTTGGCTAAAAAATTCGGCGGTGCTGCAAAAGCTTACGACCAAATCGACAACGCTCCCGAAGAAAAAGCCCGCGGTATTACCATTAATACCTCACACGTAGAATATGAAACCGAAACCCGCCACTACGCACACGTAGACTGCCCGGGTCACGCCGACTACGTTAAAAACATGATTACCGGTGCCGCACAAATGGACGGCGCAATCTTGGTATGTTCCGCTGCCGACGGTCCTATGCCGCAAACCCGCGAACATATCCTGTTGGCCCGCCAAGTAGGCGTACCTTACATCATCGTGTTCATGAACAAATGCGACATGGTTGACGATGCCGAGCTGTTGGAACTGGTTGAAATGGAAATCCGTGACTTGCTGTCAAGCTACGACTTCCCAGGCGACGACTGCCCGATCGTACAAGGTTCTGCACTGAAAGCCTTGGAAGGCGACGCCGCTTACGAAGAAAAAATCTTCGAACTGGCTGCCGCATTGGACAGCTACATCCCGACTCCTGAGCGTGCCGTGGACAAACCGTTCCTGCTGCCTATCGAAGACGTATTCTCCATCTCCGGTCGTGGTACAGTAGTAACCGGCCGTGTAGAGCGCGGTGTCATCCACGTTGGTGACGAGATCGAAATCGTAGGTCTGAAAGAAACCCAAAAAACCACTTGTACCGGTGTTGAAATGTTCCGCAAACTGCTGGACGAAGGTCAGGCAGGTGACAACGTAGGCGTATTGCTGCGCGGTACCAAACGTGAAGAAGTGGAACGCGGTCAAGTATTGGCTAAACCGGGTACCATCACTCCGCACACCAAATTCAAAGCAGAAGTGTACGTATTGAGCAAAGAAGAGGGTGGCCGTCATACTCCATTCTTCGCCAACTACCGTCCACAATTCTACTTCCGTACTACCGACGTAACCGGCGCAGTTACTTTGGAAGAAGGTGTAGAAATGGTTATGCCTGGTGAGAACGTAGCCATCACTGTAGAACTGATTGCACCTATCGCTATGGAAGAAGGTCTGCGCTTTGCGATTCGCGAAGGTGGCCGTACCGTAGGTGCAGGTGTGGTTTCTTCTATCATCGCTTAA
- the rplA gene encoding 50S ribosomal protein L1, with protein sequence MAKVSKRLKALRSSVEANKLYAIDEAIALVKKAATAKFDESVDVSFNLGVDPRKSDQVIRGSVVLPKGTGKITRVAVFTQGANADAAKEAGADVVGFEDLAAEIKAGNLNFDVVIASPDAMRIVGQLGTILGPRGLMPNPKVGTVTPNVAEAVKNAKAGQVQYRTDKAGIVHATIGRASFAEADLKENFDALLDAIVKAKPAAAKGQYLKKVAVSSTMGLGVRVDTSSVNN encoded by the coding sequence ATGGCTAAAGTATCTAAACGCTTGAAAGCTTTGCGCTCTTCTGTTGAAGCCAATAAATTATATGCAATTGATGAAGCAATTGCTTTGGTAAAAAAAGCAGCGACTGCTAAATTTGACGAGTCTGTTGACGTATCTTTCAACTTGGGTGTTGATCCGCGTAAATCTGACCAAGTTATCCGTGGTTCAGTTGTTCTGCCTAAAGGTACCGGTAAAATAACCCGCGTAGCAGTATTCACTCAAGGTGCAAATGCTGATGCAGCTAAAGAAGCTGGTGCTGATGTTGTCGGCTTTGAAGATTTGGCTGCTGAAATCAAAGCAGGTAATCTGAACTTTGACGTTGTTATTGCATCTCCTGATGCAATGCGTATCGTTGGTCAGTTGGGTACTATCTTGGGTCCGCGTGGCTTGATGCCAAACCCTAAAGTGGGTACTGTTACTCCTAATGTGGCTGAAGCAGTTAAAAATGCAAAAGCAGGTCAAGTGCAATATCGTACAGACAAAGCTGGTATCGTTCATGCAACTATCGGTCGTGCTTCGTTCGCTGAAGCTGATTTGAAAGAGAACTTTGATGCGTTGCTGGACGCTATCGTTAAAGCCAAACCCGCTGCTGCTAAAGGTCAGTACCTGAAAAAAGTTGCTGTATCCAGCACTATGGGTTTAGGTGTTCGCGTTGATACATCAAGCGTGAATAACTAA
- the rplL gene encoding 50S ribosomal protein L7/L12: protein MAITKEDILEAVGSLTVMELNDLVKAFEEKFGVSAAAVAVAGPAGAGAAAAEEKTEFDVVLASAGDQKVGVIKVVRAITGLGLKEAKDIVDGAPKTLKEGVSKAEAEDIQKQLEEAGAKVEIK, encoded by the coding sequence ATGGCTATTACTAAAGAAGACATTTTGGAAGCAGTTGGTTCTTTGACCGTAATGGAATTGAACGACTTGGTTAAAGCTTTTGAAGAAAAATTCGGTGTTTCTGCTGCTGCTGTTGCAGTTGCAGGTCCTGCTGGTGCTGGTGCTGCTGCCGCTGAAGAAAAAACTGAATTTGACGTAGTATTGGCTTCTGCCGGTGACCAAAAAGTTGGCGTGATTAAAGTAGTTCGCGCAATTACTGGTCTGGGTCTGAAAGAAGCTAAAGATATCGTTGATGGTGCACCTAAAACTCTTAAAGAAGGTGTTTCTAAAGCTGAAGCTGAAGACATTCAAAAACAATTGGAAGAAGCCGGCGCTAAAGTCGAAATTAAATAA
- the secE gene encoding preprotein translocase subunit SecE, translating into MTEHTSEHKAEKSGQLVTSGNHSTPPKREGLLSYFKNSWSEFKKVVWPTRDDAVKMTIFVVIFVAILAVFIYAADSAISWLFFDVLLKRG; encoded by the coding sequence ATGACTGAACATACATCTGAACATAAAGCAGAAAAGTCGGGTCAGCTTGTAACATCCGGCAATCATTCTACGCCGCCTAAGCGAGAAGGGCTGCTTTCCTATTTTAAAAACTCATGGTCTGAGTTTAAAAAAGTTGTTTGGCCTACGCGGGATGATGCAGTTAAGATGACGATCTTCGTCGTTATATTTGTAGCAATCTTGGCAGTATTTATTTACGCGGCAGACAGTGCTATTTCTTGGCTGTTTTTTGATGTGTTGTTGAAGAGGGGGTAA